Sequence from the Actinomyces slackii genome:
TCCTGCTCGAAGGTGGTCACGGCCACGTCCAGCTTGCGCGCTGAGCCGTGGGCCAGCAGGCCCCTGAGGGAGCCCGAGACCGAGGCCGCCTCGAAGGTGTCCAGCGGGGAGGTGATGACCGGGATGGAGATCTTCAGCCCCTCCAGCAGGTGCATGGCGTGGGGCGCCACCTGGAAGCCGCCGTTGAGGATGAGGCCGGAGAGCACCGGGAAGTTGGAGGAGGCCTGGGCCGCGGCCAGGGAGATGAGGACGGCGGAGCGGTCGGCGGGCACGATGGCCAGCTGGCCCTCGCTCAGGCGCTCCAGGACATGGGAGACGTCCATGGCGCACACCAGGACGGACTCGGCCTCGCGCTCGAGCAGGACGGGGTCGCCGGCGATGAGGGTGCCGTCGACGCTGGCCATGACCTCGCGCACCGAGGGGGCTGACAGCAGCGGCACCTCCGGGATGGTGGTGGAGACGATGCCCTCCAGGTCGCCCAGGGCCTCGGCGACGGCCGAGCGGGTCTCGGGGCGGCACTTGTTGGCCACGACGGCCACGGTGCGGGCGTGGTTGTCGGCGATCTCGGCGATGGAGACCTCCACCGAGCCGCGCACGTCCTCGGGGTCGTGGGCGCCGGAGACCACCAGGAGGATCGGCACGCCGATATTGGCCGCCACGCGGGCGTTGAGCGCGAGCTCGGGGTTGCCCACCACATCGGTGAAATCCGAGCCGTCGATGATGACGACGTCGTGCTCGCGGGCGACCTCCCTGTAGGCGGATACGATCTGGGACAGGGACTCCTCGGGGTCGGCGTGGAACTCGTCCCAGGTGGCGCCGATGCACTGGGCTGCCGGCGTGGTCGAGCCCGAGCGGGCCAGGAGGAGGTTGAGGAAGTCGTCGTTGTCGCGCGACTCCACGAAGGGGCGGAAGACCCCGACTCTCGCGACCACCTTCCTCAGGCAGGCCACCAGGCCCAGGGCCACTGTTGACTTCCCGGTTCCTGCATTGGGTGAGGCGATGTAGATGCTGCGCGCCACGTTGGGTCCTTCCCGTGTCTCGACGTCGAGTGGGGCGCCGCAGGACGCTCCGGCTCTGCTCGGGTCTGATTCTGCCCCAGGTGATAGGGAAGTGTGACCAAAGGCCCGGTGTTGAGTCGTTCTGTGATGTGGGACCAGGCACATCCGATGGGCGAATTCGGGGCGTCGGCGAAAATGGCGCAGGTGACGGCCGGCCAGCCGGTGATGATCGCTCGGGCCGCCGGCGGCCCGGGCTCAGACCAGCAGGGGCAGCGCTGAGATGATCGTCAGCGCGATGACCACGGGCTCGAAGATCCGCTGCTCCATGCGCTGGGCCAGGCGGCGGCCGGCCAGCGCGGCGAGGACCACCACCGGGGCGACGGCGACCGCCAGTGCGACAGTGGTGGGGTTGACCAGGCCGATGGACACCGAGAAGGGCAGCTTGACCAGGTTGACGGCGAAGAAGAACCAGGCGGTGGTGCCCAGGAAGGCCTTGACCGGGTAGCGGCAGGCCAGGAAGTACATGGAGGTCACCGGGCCACCGGCATTGGCGACCATGGTGGTGAAGCCGGCCAGGGAGCCGTAGATCAGGCGCGCGGCAGGCGAGGCGGCGGTGGCCGACAGCCCCGGCGCCCTCGGGGCGGTGGGGGACTGCTCGACGGCGGGGGAGGGGGAGCCGACGGCCCGACGGCGCTGCCACAGGGTGATGGCGATGAGGGCCAGCAGGAGGGCGCCGATGACCCGGCGGGTGGAGTCGTTGGAGGCCAGGGCCAGGAAGATCGCCCCGGCCGCGACCCCGGTCACCACGGCGGGCACGAGCCGGCGCAGCATGGCGAGGTCGGCGTCGCGCCGGTAGGCCCACACGGCCAGCAGGTCCCCGGTCATGAGCATGAGCAGCATGGCGCCGGTGGACTCCTTGGCGGGCAGGACGGCTGCGCACAGGGCGACGGCGATGGTGGCGGCCCCGGGCAGCGCGGTCTTGGCGATGCCGGCCAGGGCGGCGGCCGCGATGAGCATGGCCCAGTCGGCAGCGCCCAGATCGGGGAGCGGGAGTGCTGCGGGCAGTGCGGGCAGCAGGCAGGGGACCGGGCTGGCGAGCACGGCAGGCCTTTCTGAGTTGGTTGACGGAGAGTCTAGTCAGGCCGGCGGCGGGCGGCCCTTCGCGCGGTCCCAGGCGCCCCCGCCCTGGAGGCCCACCGTCCTGGCCTCCCCGGGAGCTCGCCGCCTCGATGCGCCCGGACCCGGCGGTGGACCCGCGGGGGTCGCCCGCGGTCCACCACCGGGTCCCCAGGCGGGCCCGGCGGCTGGTCGCTCACAGCGCGGCTGCGGCCTCCAGGAGGTTCGCGGCGGAGATCCGCAGGCCCTCGACATTGCCGTACTCGGCGTCCTCATGCTCGATGTTGACGTTCATCTCCGGGTTGACCTCGGCGATGGCGGCCAGGAACCGGGTCCAGTAGGCGGTGTCGTGGCCCAGGCCGAAGGCCACGAAGCGCCAGGCCGGGTCCTGGGGCCAGGCATTGCACCAGTAGTTGTAGGCCACGGGGACCTTGCCCTCGGCCTCGGGCGGGACGTGGCCGAAGTCGGTGTCGAGCACGCCGCGGTAGGCGGCGCCGGGGAAGATCTTGGTGTCCTTGGCGTGGACATGGCCGATGAGGCTCCCCAGGCGCTCGGTGGCGGCGATGGGGTCCATCTGCTGCCAGAACAGGTGCGAGGGGTCCATGTTGACCTTGACGTTGGTGGCCCCGGTCTCCTCGATGAGCCGCTCGAAGGAGGGCACGTTGAACACGAGGTTGCGCGGGTGGAGCTCCAGGCAGACCTGGACGTCGTTGTCGCGGGCGATGGCGTCAACCTCCTTGAAGAAGGGGACGACGACGCTCCACTGGTAGTCCAGGATCTCCATGTCGATGCCGTTCCACGGGTTGACCACCCAGGTGGGGTACTTCGCCGTGGGGTCGGTGCCGGGCGTGCCGGACATGGTGACGATCTCCTTGACCCCCAGCGCGCCCGCCAGCTCGATGGTCTGGCGCACGTCGTGGCTGTGCTTGAGGCCCTCGTTGGGCAGGGGCGAGACGGGGTTGCCGGAGGTGTTGAGGCCCAGCAGGCTCATGCCCTTGTCCTCGAAGATCCCCAGGTAGTCCTCGCGGGCGGTCTGGGAGGCCAGCAGGGCGTCGACGGGGCAGTGGGGGGAGGGGATGAATCCGCCGGCGTTGACCTCCGCGCCGCTCAGGCCGGCCTCCTTGAGGA
This genomic interval carries:
- a CDS encoding sulfite exporter TauE/SafE family protein; the encoded protein is MLIAAAALAGIAKTALPGAATIAVALCAAVLPAKESTGAMLLMLMTGDLLAVWAYRRDADLAMLRRLVPAVVTGVAAGAIFLALASNDSTRRVIGALLLALIAITLWQRRRAVGSPSPAVEQSPTAPRAPGLSATAASPAARLIYGSLAGFTTMVANAGGPVTSMYFLACRYPVKAFLGTTAWFFFAVNLVKLPFSVSIGLVNPTTVALAVAVAPVVVLAALAGRRLAQRMEQRIFEPVVIALTIISALPLLV
- a CDS encoding sugar phosphate isomerase/epimerase family protein, encoding MTLKTLNYGAYTACLQDRPLAQALDVLKEAGLSGAEVNAGGFIPSPHCPVDALLASQTAREDYLGIFEDKGMSLLGLNTSGNPVSPLPNEGLKHSHDVRQTIELAGALGVKEIVTMSGTPGTDPTAKYPTWVVNPWNGIDMEILDYQWSVVVPFFKEVDAIARDNDVQVCLELHPRNLVFNVPSFERLIEETGATNVKVNMDPSHLFWQQMDPIAATERLGSLIGHVHAKDTKIFPGAAYRGVLDTDFGHVPPEAEGKVPVAYNYWCNAWPQDPAWRFVAFGLGHDTAYWTRFLAAIAEVNPEMNVNIEHEDAEYGNVEGLRISAANLLEAAAAL